The following are from one region of the Odontesthes bonariensis isolate fOdoBon6 chromosome 12, fOdoBon6.hap1, whole genome shotgun sequence genome:
- the nr1i2 gene encoding nuclear receptor subfamily 1 group I member 2 isoform X2: MSEKEVLERRIRIKKKKMRKASTQLSPQQDEIIQELLCGHRSTFDSAFARFTGFRPMDRDILAENEHSQSHPLTKCPTKICSTAAKSSTDPTSSSYACSLSSSSSTSSSSPSPSLSNSPGKHEDCEGDGNGRVYTALPHLADLTTYMIQDIIRFSKSLPDFRSLSMEDQISLLKGATFEIMQIRFNMVFNLTTSIWECGPIRYCMHDAMRAGFQPLLLEPLFKFHLTLRKLDLREEEYALIQAMSLFSPDRPGVQQHSVIDRIHENLALTLKTWIDCKRTGPKKHLLYPKVIACFTEMRTISDEYSKQILEIQDIQPDTISPLIMEVVSTNTYSDFSC, from the exons ATGTCTGAGAAAGAGGTattggagaggaggatccgcataaagaagaaaaagatgcGTAAAGCATCGACACAGCTTTCGCCACAGCAAGACGAAATAattcaggagctgctctgcggCCACCGCAGCACATTCGACTCGGCGTTTGCGCGCTTCACGGGCTTCAGG cctatGGACAGAGACATCCTGGCGGAGAATGAGCACAGCCAGTCTCACCCACTGACCAAGTGCCCCACAAAGATCTGCTCTACCGCTGCTAAATCCTCAACTGACCCCACATCATCCTCGTACGCctgctccctctcctcctcctcctccacctcctcctcctctccgtcCCCCAGTCTCTCCAACTCTCCTGGAAAACACGAGGACTGCGAAGGAGACGGAAACGGTCGTGTTTACACTGCGCTCCCACATTTGGCTGACCTCACGACGTACATGATTCAGGACATCATTCGTTTTTCCAAAAGCCTTCCGGACTTCCG GTCTCTAAGCATGGAGGACCAGATATCTCTGCTGAAGGGAGCCACGTTTGAAATCATGCAGATTCGCTTCAACATGGTGTTTAACTTAACAACAAGCATATGGGAATGTGGCCCTATTAGATACTGCATGCACGACGCGATGCGAG ctggtttccagcCGCTCCTGCTCGAGCCCCTTTTCAAATTTCACCTCACGCTGCGCAAGCTGGACCTGCGGGAAGAGGAGTACGCTCTCATACAGGCCATGTCCCTGTTCTCTCCAG ATCGTCCTGGAGTGCAGCAGCACAGCGTGATTGATAGGATCCACGAAAACTTGGCACTGACGCTAAAAACCTGGATCGACTGCAAGAGAACAGgcccaaaaaagca CTTGCTGTACCCCAAAGTGATAGCCTGCTTTACAGAGATGAGAACGATCAGCGACGAGTACAGCAAACAGATTCTGGAGATCCAGGACATCCAGCCCGACACCATCTCTCCTCTCATCATGGAGGTGGTCAGCACAAACACCTACAGTGACTTCTCATGCTGA